From the genome of Bradyrhizobium elkanii USDA 76, one region includes:
- a CDS encoding GyrI-like domain-containing protein codes for MNRINTLRAALVALLPLAAIALASPAPAQSPSASPAPAASPNPTPAPAPSATPVPPPAETKSPADSPAAAQTPTPAPAAPVQTADPFGEPFTLEPKKVVMLKGTANWDSAFDALIEAFKQLTALLDKDGVKASGNPMIVYTSTDDTGFTFIAEIPVDQDVKNLGKNMSMGNSPDGKALKFVHRGSYDNMDNTYEAITNHLDDKKLEAKDTFIEEYITDPLKTAEDKLVINVYVPLK; via the coding sequence ATGAACCGTATCAACACGCTCCGCGCGGCCCTGGTCGCGCTGCTGCCCTTGGCCGCGATCGCACTGGCAAGCCCGGCCCCCGCCCAGTCGCCGTCAGCCTCGCCCGCTCCCGCGGCGAGCCCGAACCCAACCCCGGCGCCTGCACCGTCGGCGACGCCGGTGCCCCCGCCGGCCGAGACCAAGTCGCCGGCCGACAGCCCGGCCGCAGCGCAGACCCCGACGCCGGCGCCGGCCGCCCCGGTGCAGACCGCCGATCCCTTCGGCGAGCCGTTCACGCTGGAGCCGAAGAAGGTCGTGATGCTGAAGGGCACGGCCAATTGGGATTCCGCCTTCGACGCTCTGATCGAGGCGTTCAAGCAGCTCACCGCGCTGCTCGACAAGGACGGCGTCAAGGCATCGGGCAATCCGATGATCGTCTACACCTCGACCGACGACACCGGCTTCACCTTCATCGCCGAGATCCCGGTCGATCAGGACGTCAAGAACCTCGGCAAGAACATGAGCATGGGCAATTCGCCTGACGGCAAGGCGCTGAAGTTCGTCCATCGCGGTTCCTACGACAACATGGACAACACCTATGAGGCGATCACCAATCACCTCGACGACAAGAAGCTCGAAGCCAAGGACACCTTTATCGAGGAATACATCACCGATCCGCTGAAGACCGCGGAGGACAAGCTTGTGATCAACGTCTACGTACCCCTGAAGTGA
- a CDS encoding SIMPL domain-containing protein — protein MTHRLPFAATLIATTLLAAPVLANDDFPPAISVTGEATVSAPPDQAQLDAGVTTDAKTAREAADANNVTMGKVLAALKGAGIAEKDFQTSRLSLQPQFANRGPSSPSAPPSIIGYHASNRVTIRLHDVSKVASVIDVLVGAGANDIGGLNFSVSQASKLLDDAREKAIADARRKAEIYAKAAGVTLGAPVNIAEVGSAPVPVFRPKMATAGFAAPTPVAQGEETLTVNVSVSWAIKEK, from the coding sequence ATGACCCACCGTCTCCCCTTCGCCGCCACCCTGATCGCGACCACGCTGCTGGCCGCGCCCGTACTGGCCAATGACGACTTTCCGCCGGCGATTTCGGTCACCGGCGAGGCGACCGTGTCGGCGCCGCCCGACCAGGCGCAGCTCGACGCGGGCGTCACCACCGACGCCAAGACCGCGCGCGAAGCCGCCGACGCCAACAATGTGACGATGGGCAAGGTGCTGGCCGCGCTGAAGGGCGCCGGGATCGCGGAGAAGGACTTTCAGACCTCGCGGCTGTCGCTGCAGCCGCAATTCGCCAATCGTGGGCCGTCGTCGCCGAGCGCCCCGCCCAGCATCATCGGTTACCACGCGAGCAATCGCGTCACGATCAGGCTGCACGATGTGAGCAAGGTCGCCAGCGTCATTGACGTGCTGGTCGGCGCCGGCGCCAATGATATCGGCGGGCTCAATTTCTCGGTGTCGCAGGCCTCGAAGCTGCTCGATGACGCCCGCGAGAAGGCGATCGCCGACGCCCGCCGCAAGGCCGAAATCTACGCCAAGGCCGCCGGCGTCACGCTCGGCGCGCCCGTGAATATCGCGGAGGTCGGCTCGGCGCCGGTCCCGGTGTTCCGTCCCAAGATGGCCACGGCCGGATTCGCCGCGCCGACGCCGGTGGCGCAAGGCGAGGAAACGCTGACGGTCAATGTGAGCGTCTCCTGGGCGATCAA